TGATGGGCAGGTTCCGGATGGCCATGCGCAGGGCGTCGGTCACCAATTCGGTGCGCATATGGTCCGCCATCGCGTACCCGATCACCTTCTTCGAATAGCAGTCGAGCACGGTGGCCAGATAAAGCCACCCTTCCCAGGTACGGATATAGGTGATGTCACCGACGAGCTTGCGTCCCGGCGCGTCGGCGGTGAAGTCGCGTGCCACCAGGTCGGGCAGGTCGGCGGCGTCGCCGGCGATGGTGGTGACCGGTCGGAACGGCCGGGGCTGGCACGGCACCAACCCCAGCTCACGCATGATTTTCCGAACGGTGTCCGGATCGACCTGGGTTCCCCACCGGGCGAGCTGGGCGTGGACGCGGCGGTAACCGTAGGTGCTGTCGGAATGATCGAAGCAGAACCGGACTTCTGCTTCGAGGATTTCCCGCCACCGCGCGGTGGCCGAGGGTTTCCGGCTTCGCCAGTCATAGAATCCTGAGCGGGAAACTCCTGCCCACCGGCACATATCGACCACAGCGTAATTGCCTTCTTCGGACGCGATGAACGCGTACTTGACCGTTACCGGTGCTTCTTCGCGAAGAAGGCCACCGATTTTCCCAGGAAGCGGTTCTCGTCCTCCAGTTCCCGGACCCGCCGCTCCAATTCCTTCAAGCGGGCACGTTCCGGCAAAGACAACCCGGTATCCGCTGCCGAGTTCGTGCGCTGGAGCTGTTTCACCCAGTTCCGGATCGTCTGATCGGTTACCCCGCAATCGCGCGCGACATCGGCGATCGGCCGAGACTTCTCGAACACCTCACGTGCCGCCGTTTCCCGGAACTCCGGGCTGAACTGACGCGACTTCTTCTGTGCCACAAACAACTCCGTTCAGTCACCCAAATCTTACTTTGGGTCGCTGTCCGAGAAAGTTCCGGCACCTCACAACTCTTCTCGCGCTCTCCTGTTCTCGGCGGTGATCTGCTGTTGGACCTTGTACATCGCGCCGTCGATGCTCGTCGCCGTCATACGTCTGGACACGCGTGCCAGCCGGGAATCGATCCTGGCGGCGACCTCCTCGGGAACCGGAGCGGTCGCGGCGCCCTGCGCTTCCGCAATCCGCGTCTCGACGTCGGAGTAATGCTTCCGGTGTGCGACCAGCAGCGACTCGGCGCTCGCATGAGCTTTGGCTGCTTCGGCTTCGGCAGTGTTCGCGGCGGAGACCGCGTGCCGCAGCGCCTCGTGCTCCGGGTTGTCCTGCTGCCAGTGCGTAAGCCGCGACTCGACGGCAGCCAGCGCGGCCTCGGCGGAGGCGAGATCGATGTCACTCCACTGGGCATCGAGAACGGTTTGCGCAGCCCGATTCTGGTGGGCAACCGACTGATCCCGACGATCGAGATCCTCGAGCCGGGCGGTGAGACCCGAGATGTCCTTCTCGAGTTCGTCGATTCGTCGCCGTAGGTCGGTGAGTTTGGGCTCGTTGTCGAAGCCGAGAGCCCAACGGCTGCGGTCGTCGATGTGTCGACGGTCGTCCTTCTCATGGCGTTCAGCGGAATGCTTGACCTGCCCGCCCCGGCTGACGGCTCGGCGGTGATCGGGGAAATCCTCAGCGGTCTCCACGCACGCGTAATCGTACTGTTCGGCGAGGTGGCGATGGATCCAGCGGG
This genomic interval from Rhodococcus triatomae contains the following:
- a CDS encoding IS3 family transposase (programmed frameshift); this translates as MAQKKSRQFSPEFRETAAREVFEKSRPIADVARDCGVTDQTIRNWVKQLQRTNSAADTGLSLPERARLKELERRVRELEDENRFLGKIGGLLREEAPVTVKYAFIASEEGNYAVVDMCRWAGVSRSGFYDWRSRKPSATARWREILEAEVRFCFDHSDSTYGYRRVHAQLARWGTQVDPDTVRKIMRELGLVPCQPRPFRPVTTIAGDAADLPDLVARDFTADAPGRKLVGDITYIRTWEGWLYLATVLDCYSKKVIGYAMADHMRTELVTDALRMAIRNLPIMVEGTIFHSDRGSQYLSAEFASVAQELGIVRSVGRTGTCYDNAWAESFNGTLKNERVNRTQYPTREHARRDITRYIELRYNQIRLHSGIDYHTPNEVESAWFQQNQAA